The nucleotide window GGTGCCGGGCGTGGGGCCGACCCCAGGGGCCGCTCCGGGCAGAGGCCTCTGGGCGCAGGGACCAGGGTGGAGCTCcggggagtgggagtggggctgggcGGCCACTGGGTACCCCCGTCCGTGCCCGCAGCGCTGGCCGGCGAGGACTGCCTGTGGTACCTGGACCGGAATGGCTCCTGGCATCCGGGCTTCAACTGCGAGTTCTTCACCTTCTGCTGCGGGACCTGCTACCATCGGTACTGCTGCCGGGACCTGACCTTGCTTATCACCGAGAGGCAGCAGAAGCACTGCCTGGCCTTCAGGTAGGCTCCGGCCCCTTCCCTCCTTGTCCGCCTCCACATTCTTCGCCCACACCCAGGGCTCCGGCTTGGGCACGAAGCGGGGCTGTAGCGCCGGGGCTGGGGAGTTCCAGGAGGGGCCGGCTAGTTACCGTCATGTGGTCACCGCTGGCTGGGCCGAGCCCTCCCCTCGCTCCGGGCCTGCGCACCCGGGCGCAGTGGAGCTCTGGCCGGGAGGTGGGAGACGGGGTCTGATTCCCAGGTCTTCTGCTCACCAGCTGCATGATCTTGGGGAGGACGTGCCCGGGTGGGTCACTGTTTCCTCTCCATGAAAAGGGGGGGACACAatgagtggttttcaaacttcttATTGGAGGGGACGCTGACATATAGAACAGGTATAGGGGGACTGTGATTAAAGAGGGATCTGAGAAAACAGCTCTGGATCACTTCCCAGGGGGCTTTCAGGGCTCCCGTGCTGGAGTCTAACCAGTTAGGTCATGGACGGGGGCACACACTCCACATCTCCGCCGGCCACTCTCTGACCAGCAGGCTGCCTGGCCTTCCGGGAAGTGTGGTCCCCTAAGATCTACCCACACCAGTCGGGCACAGCCCCACCAGGAGACCCACATCTCGGTTTGTGGTGGCTCCCTGCTGGCCAGGGGTCCGAGCCCAGTGTTACTGTCGGCGTGGTGAGGATCCCGCCCTTGAGGTTGGAAGGTGAGGGGACCTGTTCTTTGTCTAAGTCCCAAGACCATAGCGGGCATCGCCTCCGCCGTGATCCTCTTCGTGGCCGTGGTCGCCACCACCATCTGCTGCTTCCTCTGTTCCTGCTGCTACCTGTACCGCCGGCGCCAGCAGCTGCAGAGCCCATTTGAAGGTGCGTCCATGTGGGACGGGCCAGGGGAGCCTGAGCCGGGCCAGGCTGAGACCCACGGTGGGCACCAGAGGTCAAGGGGGTGAGGTTGTGCAGCAGCGTGTGCTTCCAGACACACACTTGCCAGCATGTAACCCCGGAAACAGGAGCGTTCAGGGGCCTGTGTGAACGCTGGACTGGTATGCACGAATGCGCCTGCACCGCTTGCCGGCATGCGCGTGTGTGCCCTGGGCTTGTGCGTGCTCTTGGCTCGTAGGAAGCACTTGGGGTGGGGCCTGGAGCGTGAACATCATCGGTGCGCTCCGTGCGGTGCGCTCCGTGCGTGCTCGAGGACGTGTGCCTGACTTGGCGTGTGACTGGTGGGCGTGGGAACGGTGACTCCCGCCCGGGGGGGGGGATCAGTGTGGGGGGACCCCCGTTGGGGGCAGCTCTGCTAGGCTGCAAGAGTCCAGCCCCACAGCGGCCATCTCCTTGCCCAGGTAAgacgttccccaggccgtgctcTCTGGCCCAGGAGGTCTCTGAAACCCCCTGAGGGAGCAAACTGCTGAACCCAGACTGACCAGCGGGGACCACCCGCAGGCTCCCTGCTGGACTCGGCCGAGCAGGGTCTGGGAGCAGAGGCGGCAGGGCCTCCCGGGCCGGAGGAGGTGGCTTCCCATGGAGGCAGGGCTCTGAATACTGGTCCTTGGCCCCCAACTAGGCCAGGAGATCCCAATGACAGGCATCCCAGTGCAGCCGGTGTACCCGTACCCCCAGGACCCCAAAGCTGGCCCTGCAGCCCCACAGCCTGGCTTCATGTACCCACCTAGTGGTCCTGCACCCCAGTATCCACTCTACCCGGCGGGGCCCCCTGTCTACAACCCTGCAGGTAAGTGAGCCCTTTGctcccacctgcccgcccccgccccctcaCAACCCGAGTCCTTCTCCCAGACCTCCAGGCTGCCTCGGCCCCGTGGGTCCTGCGTGGCCCTGCGGTCAGGGGCTCCCTTGCGCCCTCCCGTGCCGCCGTGACCCTCACcctgtctccttggcttgcagctccTCCCCCATATATGCCACCTCAGCCCTCCTACCCGGGAGCCTGAGCAACCAGCTGCGTCTCTGCCGTCCCTCAGGGATGCCCCCTCCTGAACCTTCATGCGGCCCGGGGGTGGGCAGGGTCCTCTGCTTGCCAGGCCCCAGACCAAGCCACGCCCTGAGACCTTCTGGGAGCAGAGCCCCAGGGAGAGCAACAGGAGCTGAGCTGGAACTTGGCCGTGAatgaggggtgggtggggagggcctGGGATGCGTGGACTATTTTTATCCGGGGCGGGGGAAGGACAGGAAAGCCTGGGTCACAGCCCCTGCTTTCTTTTAGTCCCTTCTCCTCCCAGGACGCCAGCCGGAAGGCTGGGCCGCTCCTGTTTGCCCGCCGTGGGCTGAGGGGGCTCCACCGGCCGTGGGCAGAAGCCCTCCTGCTGGCGCCCCCACGGGCCGTGCCCCGGCTGCTGGATTAAAGCTGTAATGACATGTCATGTGGGTTGTGTCATTGGGCCATGCACAACTTCCTGGCTCTGCCGGCACCCCCACAGACCCGAAGCAGGGGAGGGCGGGTGCCAGGGCTGGAGCACAGGCAGAAGCCCCCAGGCTGAGGGCTCCTCGGGCTGGTTCCCAGAGCCGGGGAGGCGAATCTTGCCACTGCGGGGAAGAGGGTGCTCGTTGGTTGGTTACAGATTCCCCACGAGGGGCCGGCGAGTGAGGCACCACCGCCACACAAGGGCCCCTGCCCCCATTCAGTACACTTGGCACACTCGGGCCCCGCCCCCATCGaacctgggtgtgtctgtgtcccGAGGTTGCcaggtctcagcttcctcatctgtagaatgcaGATGCTGCCTCGGGGCTGTCCTGAGGGTGAACCGTGTACAGGAAGCTTGGTCAGGTCTGCCCTTCTCCATCAGAGGAGGCAGCCTGGGCAGGTGCCGTCAGCTGCCTTGGagcaccaggggagcccaaggcACGAGGCCCCCAGGCCCAATTCTGTGTCTCTACTGGGCCAGGCaggtcccctcccccgcccccctgaCCTCACCTCCCGAAGACGTAGGCCAGTTTTTAATTCAAGTGGGAAAAGTGCCAACTCAGCTTGGGAAGCCACCCAATCCGCCATCTCCCCCTTACCAAGCCCCTCggctcagccccctcccctccatccGCGGTCCTCCAGCCCCACTGCAACCTGCTTGCCCTTCAGTTTCCTCAGGCCTCTGCGCCCCGGCAGCCTCGTCTGGATGGCCATTGTGCTAACCATGCCCGGGGCCCACTGGAGGCTCTCGTCACACAGCCCAGGCGGGGAGCTCCTGGGCCAGCCGCTTTGGGGCCAGGGTCAGACCTCTGTCCCTGGACCTGACCCAGATGGAGGGGAAGCTAGGGCTGCTGGGGCCAGAGCTGGGACCACAACTGCAAGTCCACCTTTTCCTTGAGGATGGGGCAGAGAGGCGGGAGGGGCCGCGAGTGTCCTGGCTTCCGGTCGCAGGTTCTGCGGGTCGCAGGTTCTGCCGTCACACGCTGGGAGAGGCGGTCACCAGGTCACTCCAAGGTTCGGACCATCCTCCTCTCTCCTGAAGCTGGGAGGTGGAGGAGGTTTGCAGGATAAGATTTCTGAGTTTCCCTAAGAAATGACGTGCAAATGAAGCAAGGCCGTGCTGGTCAGAACTAATTATCCTTATGTCAACAGCCTGGGGCCAATTAAAAATTGCTCTGTAGTCTGGGAGGGGAGTCAAGTTTATCCCAGTCAGAGCTGCCTCCCGGGACGCTGCCCCCAACACTTCCAGTCAATTAACTCTACAGAGAATTCTCAGAGAAGGGGAGACCGTGACAAGAGTGCAGCTTCCACAcgtggggagcagagaggagggccCCGTCACGTTCTCTAGTTTTTAAAACAAGACAGCACCCTGTCTCCAAAAGTGCCACATCCTCTGTGGCCCAGCTCCTCACCCGGGGACGGGGCACGGCTGCCCCTGCACCAGCACCCCGGAAAACCGGCAGACACCCTACAacgtggggggtggggtgggggtgggaggagccgTGATCCTCAGGGATCGAGCGAAAGTGCGGTCCTGCTAGCCTGGGAGGGACCGGCGGGGACCCTGAGGGGAGGTCTGGGAAGCCGAGATGGGGAAAGGTGGCATCTTACACGAAGCCCGCCGGCCTGCACTGTGGGCGCAGGGGGAATGCTGTGGTGCTGGGCAAAGCCCAGCGCAGGCAGACAGGGAGAGGGCTAGGGCCCAGGTACTTGGAATACAGTCAGGCCAGGAGCCAGAGGTCAGCAGGAAAGGGGAGCGCCGGTGGGGCAAGGGGAAAGCTGGAGGGCGGGTGGGATAAAGgagggggtgagggctgcagaagGGGGccgaggggtggggggaaggtgcGTGGCCAG belongs to Pseudorca crassidens isolate mPseCra1 chromosome 2, mPseCra1.hap1, whole genome shotgun sequence and includes:
- the SHISA4 gene encoding protein shisa-4 isoform X1, whose amino-acid sequence is MPPAGLRGAAPLAAIALLVLGAPLALAGEDCLWYLDRNGSWHPGFNCEFFTFCCGTCYHRYCCRDLTLLITERQQKHCLAFSPKTIAGIASAVILFVAVVATTICCFLCSCCYLYRRRQQLQSPFEGQEIPMTGIPVQPVYPYPQDPKAGPAAPQPGFMYPPSGPAPQYPLYPAGPPVYNPAVPSPPRTPAGRLGRSCLPAVG
- the SHISA4 gene encoding protein shisa-4 isoform X2 — protein: MPPAGLRGAAPLAAIALLVLGAPLALAGEDCLWYLDRNGSWHPGFNCEFFTFCCGTCYHRYCCRDLTLLITERQQKHCLAFSPKTIAGIASAVILFVAVVATTICCFLCSCCYLYRRRQQLQSPFEGQEIPMTGIPVQPVYPYPQDPKAGPAAPQPGFMYPPSGPAPQYPLYPAGPPVYNPAAPPPYMPPQPSYPGA